The genomic DNA ATTCCTGAATATCAGGGTTGCCGAAATCGGCGGCGGCGAGGAAGAGAAGAGTAGCCGGCAAACATGGCGTGTGCTGAATTATTGAGTGGCAAGACCGAATCTGCTCTCCAAGATCCGCCCCACTTTCAACCCCACTCGCCAGGTGATAGAGCAGCGTCAGGACATGGGTTTTTCCACCACCAAATTGTATCGTCAAATTATAGACGGCAGAGGCCTCGACTTTGATTCCGTACAAACGACGGACAATACCAGCGGCAAGACCGTTAAGGTCTTTTGCCAAGAATGTTCGCTCAAAACACGCTCGGGGCTTTGATAATCAACAGGAGCCCGTCCTTCCCGACAAGGTCTAGGTGTACGACAAATTCAGAGGTATCGAGCCGACGCTTTCTCGCAAATCTTCTCGTGGCGTCACCACCTTATACCAAGGCTTCAGCATGGCCATATACGCTATTCTCTTATCAGTCTGAGAGCCCTCGGTGAGGACGTGATCCGACAGATACATGCCCGAGCGGTGAAGCGTTTCCAGCACAGGCCGAGCAGCCGAGATCATCCCTTGGCGCTTCGCGCTCAGCACAATCCCCACAGTGCCAATGACTGCGATGCCATGTGCGCTCGCGCACTGGCGGCCTTGGGCATCGTCAAGGACGGCACGCTGCGTTTCCTTCAGGCAATAAGCAATCACTTGCGACTCACCCGGCCCCAAATCCCACCGTTCAACGGACAAGGGAATCGGCACGTCAGTCGCTCGGCGCGGTGCAGCCCAATCCGCCGTGCTCTGTACCGCCTGGTACTCGCTGATCCCAGCCTGGATTTCAAGAAAAACGGCGTTTGGGACGACGGCCTTGGCCGCCAGACGCTCCAACAGATCTAGCCTGCCAATTTTCCCCAGTAGGATCAGCGGGGACGCATTGAGAACCCAAACGTTACCCACCGGCACGCTCGATTTCTTCGGCTAATTCCTGCAGTGTAACCTGAGAAGCTGGCACACGCCGACGAAACAGTTCGTCGAGGAAGTCGACGCGGCTCAATCCGGCGATTTCCGCCGCGCCTTCTCTTGGGAAATTTGCTGCTGTGCATACCATTGGACGGCTGCCGCGATGCGCATCTCTTTTGCAAACTCCTGAGGGGAGCGACGCAACGCCGAGAACGCACCTTCCGGTAATTCGATGGTCAATGTTGCCATGATATCTTCTCCTGTCTGACATGCCCATCGGGAGCATTTGGTCATCAACGACGAACTTTCACTCGGTATGTTTCCCACCGATCCCCACTCGCGACTGGTAGCACGTATGTCATCTGCTTCTGGGACCTTTGCTCGGGCGTATAGAGAACTTGTTCCACAAGCTTCTGCGGGATTTTACGCTTTTCCAATTCTTCGAGCACGTGCTGGGAGAATGGAAACTTCATCGCCATAGCTCAGCGTCTGCTGCCCCAGTGAAAGTGGAGCCTTCGGGGAGTTCTCGATCTTCAGGCTCACGCAGGGCCTTTTGGCATCTTTCCTTATACTTCTTACGCTAGCTCAGGAGTACAAAGTCATAACTTCATATCATCCAAGAATTCCGATGCCGGCTCCACGCTGGTTACCAGCAAATAATCCCGCGCGCGGGTGCAGGCCACATATAGCAGATGCCGTTCAGTGTCGTAGATTTCCTGCAGGTCTGCATCATCCCCTACTGTTTCGATTCGTTCCTGCAAAGGGATGATTTCATCATCACAGGCCATCACGGCCACTGCCCGAAACTCCAGTCCCTTAGCCAGATGCATCGTGCTGATTGAAGCATACCCGCTGGTGGTCTCCACATGCTCATCGAGAACTTTGAATGGAATTCCCGCCTGTTCAACCGCCGCGCGCGCACGAGGCAACTGTGCTTCAGACCGAACAAAGACCCCAAACTCATGTGATGCCACCCCTGCCTTCACATGTTCTGATATCCAGATACTCACTGCCTTGCTCTCCTCCTTTTCATTGTTGTGGACCTGGATCACGGGCGGCGGGCCATTGAAGATTGAGACGGTATCCCGTCGATCATCAACATTACCGTCAACATCAGCAACCTGCGGCCCTAACAGTCGATCGGCCTGCATACGGATCTGATGCGAAGTCCGGTAATTGACTCGGAGCATGCGCGAGCGCCCCCGAATATCCACGCCTAGAGACTTCCAAGAGAACGGCTGTTGAAAGATTCTCTGTCCTAGGTCGCCCGCAAAGAAAAGCGCATTCTCACGATTGACCCCCAACGCGGCGAAGAACCGCAATTGAGCGATGCCGATGTCTTGCGCTTCGTCCACTACGGCAAAGTCAAACGGAAGGTTCCTCTCCTTGCTTAATTGGGAAGCAAGAGCCGTAAAGACCGCGGCTTGCGTGGTCAGCCCCTTATTCTTGAGTCCCGCACGACACTGTTCAAAGATCGACCATAAGACCGCCCGCTGCGCTTCTGGCAGTCTTGTCTTGCGACCCAATCGAACCACGTCCCGATAAGCTTCCCAACTTGCCAACTGCCAGGCATCGACAACCTGTTTCCACTCGCTGAAGAGGAAGGAAAGACTAAACTTGTGGTCGCTGATGGATTGGGATGCCGCGTTAAGAAGGTCACGTACATCATTCCGGGTTGCAAGCTTGATCGGACCCAAGAGTGATTTGTGAAGACGTATACCGAGCGTATTCAGTGAATGGACATCGATGCGTTCTCCAAGGCGCGGTTCGTTGCCGATCAACCGCCGCAACTTGGCATGCAGCGCATGGGCCAGCGTGTCTGAGAAGGTGGCCAACAATACCCGAGCGTCGGGATTGGTGCGGGCCAAAAATGCGGCTCGATGCAACGCCACAATCGTCTTGCCCGTCCCCGCCGAACCAGAGACTCGTGCTGGGCCGTTGTAGTCTCGTTCTACCCATTGCCGCTGCTCTGGATGAAGAAAGACCGTCCATTTCTCCCAAGGGTACTCAAGGGCACGTTCCAACTCTTCGACATTGGTCATCACCCGGAATCGGCGCTGCGCGTCCGGGTGATCAAAAGGATTTGTCGCCGTGGTGATAGGCTGAGGCAGGCTTGGCCTCCCGCCGGTGGCCAGTTCCAAGAGAGCCTCTGCGGCTTCACCAGGCAAATGATCGGCCAGCGTCAACAGCGTATCCTCGGTGGCCTGGCGCACATCAGAAAGCCACTCTTGAGGCACACCAAAACTGAGCAGCTCCGCATCAGACATTTGAGAAAACAGCCTCTGTTGGTTGGCGTCGACCTTGGGCGCGTCAACATATCTTGGAATGACGATCTCCTGAACCTTCTCGTGAATCTCCACTAACTGAGCCGCGCCGGTTTTCGGATGCGTCTCCAGTTTGCGGCGCTCGGCCCAGTCATAGGCCTTGTCGTGATGATCGACGTAGCAGAGGAGCAGGCTCCCTGGCGTACGGTGGACAATTAAACGGATATCGCTACTGACCCGAACCGACCAGAAATTCTTGTCCTTGGCTTTATCAAGCTTATGAAAGCTGAAACCAGGATTCGCGGGGTTGAGCTGGAGGTCGAAAGCCGTCGTCTTCACAGCCTTCTGCTCATCGCCAGTCAAGCGCGAGAGACTATCTGTGAAGGTGTCGGCAATGCGGAAGTCCATCAGCACACTTTCATTTACAAAGACACGGCAGAAGAACCACTTCTTTTCCGATAAACATGGCTACTGTTACGTCCTTAGTCTGCGAGTTCTATGTCGACGAATTTCAACTTCTTCTCAGAGACGCGGATCGCCCGAACGATTACGGATCGATTCACCATCGGACCAATCACGTCATCCACTGTGTCTTGTAATCCTTCAATGTGCATCGGGACACCCTCTACCATAACATCGAGCCAGTCCTTATCCAGATGGACAGCCCGCAAAGTCCCGCGCAATTCCTCATGTACTAGCTCAGTTGCCTCGAACACAGTTTGCTTTTTCCGTAGCTGCTGATTAATGTTCCCGCGAGACTCAACCCCCAATGAGACGGGCCGCGTCTCGCCAGCCGCATGGAGTTCAATACGATCA from Nitrospira sp. includes the following:
- a CDS encoding putative ATPase (AAA+ superfamily); this encodes MGNVWVLNASPLILLGKIGRLDLLERLAAKAVVPNAVFLEIQAGISEYQAVQSTADWAAPRRATDVPIPLSVERWDLGPGESQVIAYCLKETQRAVLDDAQGRQCASAHGIAVIGTVGIVLSAKRQGMISAARPVLETLHRSGMYLSDHVLTEGSQTDKRIAYMAMLKPWYKVVTPREDLRESVGSIPLNLSYT
- a CDS encoding Putative DNA helicase, whose protein sequence is MDFRIADTFTDSLSRLTGDEQKAVKTTAFDLQLNPANPGFSFHKLDKAKDKNFWSVRVSSDIRLIVHRTPGSLLLCYVDHHDKAYDWAERRKLETHPKTGAAQLVEIHEKVQEIVIPRYVDAPKVDANQQRLFSQMSDAELLSFGVPQEWLSDVRQATEDTLLTLADHLPGEAAEALLELATGGRPSLPQPITTATNPFDHPDAQRRFRVMTNVEELERALEYPWEKWTVFLHPEQRQWVERDYNGPARVSGSAGTGKTIVALHRAAFLARTNPDARVLLATFSDTLAHALHAKLRRLIGNEPRLGERIDVHSLNTLGIRLHKSLLGPIKLATRNDVRDLLNAASQSISDHKFSLSFLFSEWKQVVDAWQLASWEAYRDVVRLGRKTRLPEAQRAVLWSIFEQCRAGLKNKGLTTQAAVFTALASQLSKERNLPFDFAVVDEAQDIGIAQLRFFAALGVNRENALFFAGDLGQRIFQQPFSWKSLGVDIRGRSRMLRVNYRTSHQIRMQADRLLGPQVADVDGNVDDRRDTVSIFNGPPPVIQVHNNEKEESKAVSIWISEHVKAGVASHEFGVFVRSEAQLPRARAAVEQAGIPFKVLDEHVETTSGYASISTMHLAKGLEFRAVAVMACDDEIIPLQERIETVGDDADLQEIYDTERHLLYVACTRARDYLLVTSVEPASEFLDDMKL